The following is a genomic window from Devosia neptuniae.
TACCGCCTATCGGATGCCAGGACCCGCTCGATCTCCCCCGAGAACTTCACCGGGGAGAAGGGCCGTGGCGGCATGGCAACGGAGGGCACCGGCGCCAGCTGCGCGCGTGGCCTGGGGCAGGGCTGGAAAGTTTCGCCGTCCATCCGCATCGAGCCCGGCGAAACCCGGGTGCTTGCCGATATCGAAGGTCCGGGCGCCATCCAGCAGATCTGGCTGACCACGGCAAATCTGCGCTGGCGCGACCTCATCCTGCGCATTTACTGGGACAACCAGGAGCATCCGTCCGTCGAGGCGCCGGTGGGCGACTTCTTCTGCTCGGGCTGGAACCGCTTTGCCCAGGTGACCTCGCTGGCGGTCTGCGTCAATCCGGGACGCGCCTTCAATTGCTACTGGCAGATGCCGTTCCGCCAGCGCGCCCGCATCACGATCGAAAACCGCGATCCCGACGAGCATGGCATCATCTATTACCAGGTGAATTATGCGCTGACCGAGGTGCCCGAGGACGCCGCCTATTTTCATGCGCAGTTCCGCCGCACCAATCCGCTGCCGTTCAAGCAGGACTACACCATTCTCGATGGCGTGCAGGGCAAGGGCCATTATGTGGGCACCTACATGGCCTGGGGCACCAATAATTCGGGCTGGTGGGGCGAAGGCGAGATCAAGTTCTTCATGGACGGGGACAAGCAATTCCCCACCGTTTGCGGCACCGGTACCGAGGATTATTTCTGCGGCGCCTATAATTTCGACGGCGGCGTGGTCGATGAGACCATGGAGAGCGCCTACCGCGAATTCACCACGCCCTATGCCGGGCTGCCGCAGGTGTTGCGGGCCGATGGCGTCTACCAGAGCCAGATGCGCTTCGGCATGTATCGCTGGCATATCCATGATCCGATCCGCTTCGACACCGACCTGCGGGTCACCATGCAGGCGCTGGGCTGGCGCACCGAGAAGAAGGACCGGCGCTACCTGCCGCTGCAGGACGACATCGCCTCGGTCGCCTTCTGGTACCAGGTGTTGCCCACCGCGCCATTCTCGCAGCTTCCCGACCGCGACTATC
Proteins encoded in this region:
- a CDS encoding glycoside hydrolase family 172 protein, with product MNAPFSGLDLNLGNLYRLSDARTRSISPENFTGEKGRGGMATEGTGASCARGLGQGWKVSPSIRIEPGETRVLADIEGPGAIQQIWLTTANLRWRDLILRIYWDNQEHPSVEAPVGDFFCSGWNRFAQVTSLAVCVNPGRAFNCYWQMPFRQRARITIENRDPDEHGIIYYQVNYALTEVPEDAAYFHAQFRRTNPLPFKQDYTILDGVQGKGHYVGTYMAWGTNNSGWWGEGEIKFFMDGDKQFPTVCGTGTEDYFCGAYNFDGGVVDETMESAYREFTTPYAGLPQVLRADGVYQSQMRFGMYRWHIHDPIRFDTDLRVTMQALGWRTEKKDRRYLPLQDDIASVAFWYQVLPTAPFSQLPDRDYLEVI